In the Deltaproteobacteria bacterium genome, CGGGCTTGAGCAGCGGCTGGCGCTGCGCGTAGGTCATCATGCGCTGGTTCACCGAGGCGGCACCCATGCAGTTGGGGCCGCAACAGACGATGCCGCTCTCCTCGCAGAACTCGGCCAGCTCGCGCCCGCGCTCGTGGCTCGTGGGATCGGTGCCCTCGCCGAAGCCGGCGCTGTAGATGGTGGCGGCCTTGACGCCCAGCGGCGCCGCCTGCCTGAGCGTCGGGATCACCGCCCGGCTCGGCACCAGCATCAGCAGGTGCTCGGCGGGCTCCGGCAGCGCCTCCAGGCTCGGATAGCACGGCGCGTCCCAGAGTTCCTCGTAGTTGGGATTGATCAGGAAGACGTTGCCGGGGAACTCCGCGTCCTTGAGGCTGTGGAAGAGCAGGTTGGGCCAGTTGCCCTTGGGCGAGGCGCCGACAATGGCCACG is a window encoding:
- a CDS encoding CoA-binding protein; the protein is MTETIERTTIRPAADLLHAKSVAIVGASPKGNWPNLLFHSLKDAEFPGNVFLINPNYEELWDAPCYPSLEALPEPAEHLLMLVPSRAVIPTLRQAAPLGVKAATIYSAGFGEGTDPTSHERGRELAEFCEESGIVCCGPNCMGAASVNQRMMTYAQRQPLLKP